The Syngnathus acus chromosome 12, fSynAcu1.2, whole genome shotgun sequence genome contains the following window.
TTGCCTACCAATTGGTTCGGATAAAAAAATGGTCGCACTAGCATCTTTTCCGGTCCATAACTGACAAACTTAGCAAGTTTCGCCTACGTCATCATCGGGCGACAAACACCGCATCGACTCATTAACATAAGGATTTAACAATGAATAAACGATTTAGATGTTTATGATCACAGTACTATTTAATTATAGTctacacacatatacatatataatttatatatacacgtacatacacatatgtatatatatatgcagcAGCTTCTTGTGTCTCCCCTTGtatgaatttttttctgattCAGAGGTACAATTTGAACATGACGAGTCAAAAGAGCGAAGGGTTGTTTTTCTGCCCCGAGAGGCAAAGGCAACAAAGCTGCGTGCCACGTGTCGTCGAGAAGGGAAATGAAGGGATTAAGAcgagctcagctcagctcaggaCCAACGCGGGACTGGACTTCAGATAACATGAGTCTCCTCCAGCAATAATTGCACGCGTTTTAGTGCTCTCCATAAATTAAACACACGTGTGCGCCCGGCCGGATTGCAGCGCATTTTCAGGGGCTTTCCAAGAATCTGAAATAGGAATCGTTTACACAAAGATGGACAAGAGTTGGAAGTAAAGGGCTTATGTTCAAGTGCAACCAGGTGGCATCGCTGAATGAAGCCTCTGTGCTGCATTTGGAAACAGAAGGCTCGGAGGGGGTCTGAAGTTTCGCTCCCAGGGTGGACTTCACAAGGTTCTTCTTGTTCTTGCTTGTATTCACGAGCTGTTAACATCTGTACTTGATTCGGTTTGCAAAAGTCTTGTAAAGACCTCATCAATGATGTCGCAACTAACCTTTCTAAATGGTTCTCAGCAGCCAGACAAAGTTGACAGAGCAAGTGGGTAAAAATCAAAAGCACTACAAACCGTACAAAATGACGTCTTTTGATTGATTTACTAGCATAACAAGCGAACAGAATGATTTTGGAAAGAGGCAAAAGGGTTGCAGCGGCAACAAGTTCAGAAGACCACAACTTTGTGGCGCTTGGGTTCGCTCTTGACCACGGGAACGTGGACGTCCTCATGGTCGGCGCTCATGTTGTTGGACAACCAGCTCAAGGTCACGTTATGACCTGCAAGtacatgaaagaaaagaaaaaaataaataaatcaatacaaGCTGGAATGCCTCAACTGAGTtaattgaagaagaagaagaaaaaaaaggcaagccACTCTTTCTATTCTGGAAACTTGCATTTTCCCTACTTTGCCCCCTTTGTCTTTCAACAACGCCCTGTTTCTTTCCCTCCTTATTTGGTTTtcccccagaaaaaaaaaaaaagagcagcgtCAGCCCCAGCTTTAACAACAACACAGTGTTAGATGCCAAGGTTCACTAGGTGGCGGCGTCAGACTCACTGGAGGCTTGATGTTCGGGACAGTCCTTCTGGAAATGTTCCACAGATCCGCAGACTCGACAGCTCCCTCCTGGGAAGCAAACGAGAGCGTCAAAATGGAACGCACGCAGACAGCGGCCATATGCAGCCACTGTCACGTGGGTGAGTTGCAATGCTTGATATCAATCTATAATTCAAGGTCATTTGACCAAATCAAAAACCTTTTGCAGctatcaccccccccccccccccccccactcaaaAAAGGGTCAAAAAGAACGCTAATGGAATACTGTGTCTCCATCTAGCGGCCGAGATTAGAACAACATCAACGGTACGTCAACTCACGGACCTTGAGCGTAGAGGCCTTTGGGGTTGTCCGGGCAGGAGCGTGACAAATGTCCCGTCTGACCGCAGATGAAGCACTTGGCGTACGGGTAGTCACCTGCAATTGCAAAAGTCCACTCGCTGTTATTAACAGAGGGAGGACAAGGAAACGTCCTTGTCCTCACCGACGGCGGGGTCCACTTTGGCCCGGCAGCGCTGGATTTCGTGCTCGGTGGAACCGCATCGGTAGCAGATGTCGCTACCCATCTCTCGGTCGCCCTCTGCCTCTGGACAGTCGGCCAGGCCGTGGCCGGGCTTCCTGCAGTTGAAGCACAGCTGCGGAGAAGacccaaacaaacaacaatgaGTTGTGCAAAGTGGgccacagtaaaaaaaacaaaaattgcaaaCAATGTCCTTGACAGTTTATGCCAAAATACAGCAAGGGCTTTGTCTTGAGAGGGGGGAAAACAGCTCGATCTCTCACCATTCTGTTCTTCTTGTCTGCCTGCCTCTTGAGCCTCCTGTTTTCTCTCCTCTGGTCCTTCTTCAAGGCCACCTCCACCTCTTGCCGCAGCTCCTGCTGCCCGTGCGTTGTCGCCGTCGTTTGCCCGCCCTGCTGCAGAAACGCCAGGAAGCCATTGACATCCTGGTCCGTGtattccttcttcttcttgttggcCTTCTTCACCGCCGAGCCGCCCGGTTGCATTCCTCGAGCGTGGCTCCTCTGAGGCTCTTCTCCTCTTGCTCCGGCTGCTCCCGCCCGCAGCCGACTCCAGGGCGTGGCCTCGGCGGCCTTGTGCTTGTGGACGTTGTTGGCCCGCGCCCACCTCGTCATGATGACGTCGTCGTCGTCAAAGTGCAAGGGTCTGGGCAAAAGGCAAGAGATTTCATTCAAAAGATGGCTGGGCCTGCCACAACTGATCTAACATAAGAGTACATCAATTGGGGAATTTAGAAGAAACCTCACTTAATTGCTATGTTTTGGGGCTTTGAATTGCAATTGACAAGATccccaaaacagaaaaacgTAAATGTCGGATTCGTGTTGTgtgcttgacttttttttttaaaatcaaaatcgATGAAACGTTTGCCCAGCCAATGTGCGGCTCGGGCAAACTACAATCATATATCCACGTTGGTAAACAGCGCCAGTACGTTAGTTAGCACATTAGCTCGAAACTTAGCACACGTGTTGTGGCGCATTCCTTAACGTGACGTGGTCCCGCAATCGACCAACTTCCTAAGACTAAACGATTATTAGGTAATATGTTGAAGACAACCTTTGAttcagaaaacaaacacaagacTACCTTGAGAAGTTGAAACGTCATCCATGTGTTGCTGTTTTCCCCGAAACCTGGTTCAGTGTTTCGTTGCTTTTCTTAAAGACCAAATTGCACTCTGGCGCCACCCTCTGCTTCGGAGTACATGATGCGCAGGGGTTACATTACAATCAATTCTCGGCAAACAACTGTTCAGAATTCATTCCAAGGCTTTTCCAAATACGTCTTATTGTTACTTTTGTGACCCTAAAACACATGAACGTGACGACACACAGCGAGCGACGGGAGGCGAGCGTGACGTAGTAACTGTGCGACGCACGTGTGCGTGCCGTGGTACTGCTGCAATGGCGACTGAGAGGCTTCAATTCCACCAAATGGGACTTGACGACCGTCTTTTGAAGGTAACAGAGCTCAGCTCCGCTCCGCTCCGCTCCGTGTTTGCATGCGAGTTAAACCCAAATGGAAGAATGCTAACGCGCCACGAGAAGTTGAGCCGCTCGAAAATGACGGATTTCATCTGCCCCGCCATTCGTCAACACGGTACGAAAATAAGCCCAAGTACGACAGACACCGTTCTGTGTTTGCCCAGACACGATAGATAAGAAAAAGGTCAATGAGTCAAGCAAAGCCGAAATGAAGCAGGGATAAGAATTCACGGCACATAATACTAAAGCTCCCTtaaattcatttgtgtttgtcatgaAGCGCCAGAAGAAAATGCATCTGAGGTTGGCTCGAGTGTAACACAAGGGATGTCCTCTTTTAGGCGCTGGCCGATTTGGGTTGGTCCCAGCCCACCTTGATCCAGGAAAAGGCCATCCCTCTGGCTCTGGAGGGAAAAGACCTCCTGGCTCGGGCCCGGACCGGCTCTGGGAAAACCGCCGCTTACGCCGTGCCCATCATCCAGCGCATCCTGGCCTCCAAGCAGGTGACAAACAAACGACCAGCCCCGGAACAATCCAAAGTGCCGGCTGCGAGCGCTCGTGTCTCGTTGTCCTCTTCAGAGTGTTCGCGAGCAGGACGTGAGGGCCCTTATCCTGGTGCCAACCAAGGAACTGGGCCAGCAGGTCCAGACGATGATGAGGCAGCTGACCGCGTACTGCTCCAGGGACGTCCGCGTGGCCGACATATCCGGGAAAGCCGACGTGTCTGCTCAAAGgtcccaaaaaagaaaaacaatagcattatatttatatttcccCTCATTTTTGGACCGCTGCCCATTTCTGCCGCTTTTTGCTTGTCGGCCGGCAGGCCCGTCCTGATGGAGAAGCCCGACGTGGTGGTGGGCACGCCGTCCCGCGTTCTGGCCCACCTCAACGCGCGCAATCTCACCCTGCGAGCCTCGCTGGAGACGCTGGTGGCGGATGAGGCCGACCTGCTCTTCTCTTTCGGCTTCGAGGACGACCTGAAGAGTCTGCTGTGGTGAGGGAGGCCATGCGGGCTTTGCCTCGGGGCTGCTTCTTCAACCAatcggagggagggagggaggaacgCATGGCGCGAGGAACGCATGGCGCGCTAATGCTAATATTGTGTGCTCAACCGCCCTACAGCCACCTGCCAAAGATCTACCAGTCCGTCCTCATGTCCGCCACCCTCAGTGATGACGTTCAGGCCTTGAAGGAGCTTCTGCTGCACAATCCCGTAAAGGCGGCCAGTGTAGCGGCGGTTACCCTCGTGAAGCACACCACATGACCAAGAAAACAatgtccgtctgtccgtccgtccgtccccaGGTGACCCTGAAGCTGCAAGGCTCCCAGCTGCCAGACTGCAGCCAGCTGCAGCAGTTCAGCATCCGCtgcgaggaggaggacaagTTCCTGCTCATCTACACGCTGCTCAAGCTGCGGCTGGTGCGGGGCAAGACGCTGGTCTTTGTGGGAGCCGTGGAGCGATGCTACCGCCTCAAGCTCTTCCTGGAGCAGTTCAGCATTCCCGCCTGCGTGCTCAATTCGGAGCTGCCCGTCCGGTCCAGGTCAGACCTTTCTGGAATTGGACTCCATGAAACAAAAGGGGAAACTTGCGTCCGCTTGGCCGTCAAACAAAACGCAAATCGAGTCGAGTTGTTGTTCCTCGCGCAGGTCTCACATCATCACACAGTTCAATCAAGGGTTCTACGACTACATCATCGCCACGGACGAACGCGGTCTGGCCGACCCTGGCGCCGCTCCAAATCCTGCCGGAAGAGGcaagaagaagagcaagaaGGCGGGGCAGTGAGTCTTTATTCAAAGTGAAAGACAACTCTTGAGGACTGAGCAGACTCAAGGTGTGCTgtgctgcgctgcgctgccTTGCTAGGGCTAAAGCGAAGGAATACAGCGTCTCCAGGGGTGTGGATTTCCAAAACGTGGCCAACGTCATCAACTTTGATTTCCCCGCCACCGTGGAGTCGTATATCCATCGAGTGGGAAGGTacgcccgcccgccggccggccggcggcgTGGTCCGCGCGAGGCCAAAAGCTGACGCTTAGCTTTCCTCTAGGACGGCGAGAGCCGACAACCCGGGCACGGCCTTGTCCTTCGTCGCTCACACGGAAACGGCTTTGCTCTCCGAGGTGGAGGAGACGCTGACAGGAGGTGAGGCGATCAAGAGAGCGGTGGCACGCGCACCTTTTCACATTGGATTCCTGGCGTAACGGTCTCGCTGTTGTCTCCAGACAACGCAGAATCGGCCCTGAAACCGTACCAGTTCAAGATGGAGACCATTGAAGGTTTGAGGTACAGGTGCAGGGTGAGTCTgaggttttttgttgttgtcgtcgttTTTCCCCACCATCACCCAAAATACAATGAGATGGGATTATGGTTTGCCACCCACCAAAGGACGCCATGCGATCGGTCACCAAGCAGGCGGTGAGAGAAGCTCGGCTGAAAGAGATCAAGCATGAACTGCTCAACTCGGAGAAGCTGAAGGTGAGCCTCTCGCAAGTGCTCCGTATTTGTCAAAGGTCACGAGCGGGTGGCCTCTGCTTGTCAATCAGACGTACTTTGAGGACAATCCCAGAGACCTGCAGCTGCTCCGACACGACCGAGACCTTCACCCCGCCGTCATCAAGCCTCACCTGAAGAACATCCCGGAATACCTTAGTCAGTCACGTCACGTTAGCTCCCTAGCGTGCTTTCATCTGCTCGCTGACTCCAACTTGACTTTGTAACCTTTGCGCAGTCCCCGAAGCTCTGAGGGATGTGGTGGACCCCCTGTCCAACAAGAGGAGGCGAAGAGGGCCAAACCAAAAGCCCAAACCGCACGGAGTGGCCAAAAGCAGCTTGAAGGTGAGCCACAGCCGCCCAGCCACCCCTTATGCCCCACACCGACTCATTGGCGCatgctgttttttgttgaagggCAAGAATCCGCTGAGGAGTTTCCGCTACACGAAAAGGGAGCGCAATAAAAAGCCCAGCCATTCGCTGTAATGATCTGCATTCCTCCTCACAAAAACATTGGCCAATTTTCAGATGGAACACAATGTCTGGCTTTGCTGTGGCGACGGTCCGAGAACATCTGCCTGCCTGGgcccgtgtgtttgtgtttgtgtgtgtgtgtgtgtgtgtgtgtgtgtgtgcgcgcgcgctcgCGCTGCAGCACATTTGATTGCGTTTTCCAGATGGaaccaaataaaatcatttcagTCCTGAGCCAGTTCATTTGTCAATTCTTGCATTGTTTGGAGGTGTCACGGTTCATTTTCAGAACGCCGTCCTGTCGCCACATCGCTAGCTTGAGATTGTCTCGACAGCAGTCTTTGGTGAAAGCAGGCGgattatctttttttgtttttttaatcttgagTAACTGCATCAAAAAAGCAACATTGGTTGGTTAATGAAcagccatctttgtttttcaagcGACGCGGTGCGGAGAGGTCTTGCCGGAGCGTCACGCTTTTAAAAGCGCCTCATTCTTATTGCGCAAAGGAAATGTCGATTCATTCGAGTGGCGTGCTTAGATGAGCAAAGGAAATGTGAAGGGCCGGTTCTCTTTGGCGCCTTTCAGTCGATGGTGAAGTGAAAGGGGTAGTCCTCGGTGGGCCCCGAGTCAAAGATGATGCTGTCAAAGGGATTCTCGGTGGACAAGTTGTCCACGGGGAACCAGGAGTCGTACCAGGAAGTGGTGGTCTGGGGCTTCCGCGTGGTGCTGGTGGTGGCAGCGGTCGTAGCGGCGGTGGTCGGGGGCGGGGTCCTGAGGCCGGGGCGTTGCTTCTCCAGACGTAGCCGGCGCAGCCGCAGGATCCTCAGCCGGCGCAGCCGCTCGGCTCGCTGGGCGGCGGCGTGCCTCTCCTCCGGGGAGAGGGTGGCGGTGGTGCCGGGCGCCGTGGGGGTGGCGGCCTTGGCCACCACACGAATGGGCCGGTTGCCGTTGAGCGCCAGGATCTGCTTGATGCGGTCCCAGTTGGACTTGGCCAAGGTGAAACTGCAGGACGTGGCGCCCGCGTCGTAGCCCACCACGCAAAGGCGGGTCTGCGACGTGTAGCCGTCGGCCCTGGCCGTCACGCGGTACTCGCCGGGGTTCAGCAGACGCCAGTAGTCGCCGCCCGGGGCTGCCGTGAGAGACATGAAACTTTCTTGAATggcacaagatggcggcgccggAGGAAGTACGGAAGAGGCTGAGGCTGAGGCTAAGGCTGAGGCTGAGGCTGAGGCTGAGGCTGAGGCTGAGGCTGAGGCTGAGGCTGAGGCTGAGGCTGAGGCTAAGGCTAAGGCTAAGGCTAAGGCTAAGGCTAAGGCTCGCTTTGCGGCTTTCGCCCCGCACCCATTTTCTCCTTTTGAACTGATGTTGCTAGTTTGTTTGCTAGTACGGCCATCTGCCTTTCCATGTGATGATGCTCAGTATGTTGAGGTGATCTGGGTTCCATGCTCTGCTGGCCGGCCGACTATTGAGGGAGGGCATTTTGGTCATTGCCCGGCAAAGATGATACAAATGCgccttttgtatttttttcccccccaaattcACACGGGCGACATGAGTGCTGATTTTGAATTTTCTTGGGGTGTCTGTTTACCGGCGATGACGTCATGGCGAATCCCCTCCACGGAGATGGTGGCGTTGCCCAGTGCGTTGCCCTCCGTGTCTCGGACCACACCTTTTATGCCGCGATGCACCTGGGACAAAAAGCAGAGCTGAAACGAAACGCTCCAGAGCGCATGCTTGTCTCCCAAACGACTGAATATCAAAAGCTGTTTGAGGTCCTCGACTCATTGACAGTTACAGACGTCAAAGCTATCAATCAACTGGCTTGGCAGCCGATGAGTTAATTGGCGGTGCTCGGGGGAGCTTTGCCATCATTGAGATCCCGGTCGGGCGGTCCCACTTGTGAACCGGCCCGCAAAGTCCTCGCGCTAGCCCTTTTGAAGAAGTTTTCGCCGAGGGCAGGTTCTCAGTTCGGATGTAGCCCATTTGTGTCCGTCTGAAGACGCGGCCCTGGTTCTGACCTGTTCGATGAAGGATAGCAGAGCCTCGCGATTGTTTTCCCACTCCAGAGGAAGTTCGCTCTCGTGCGGAAACTTGTCGCAGCCAAGGAAAATGGAGATCTCCAGGCAGTTGGTGTGAAGATAGCTGAAGTCGTTCATGCCTGCGGACGAGGCCCGCAGGCATGAACACGACGGGCGCCGCCGTTccctggccggccggccggccagccggccagccCAAATGTCAAGACGGAGGCTTACTTCCCACCACGGGCTTCCAGCCGGCGCCGTTGGCGATGCCCTGGCCCCCGGTGACGTCGTCGCCGTGGCAGGAGCCGCGCTGGACCTCGGTCATGGTCAGGTGGCTGTGGGCGTACGACATAGCCAGCCAGCGGAACATGACCTCGTCGGGCGTCTCCCGCAGGGCGCCCTCCTTCTGACGCTGAATGCGGGCCCACGTTTCCTCGTTCATCTCGTCGCTGTCCTTCCAGCGGCGGCTGTCGCTCATCTTGGACACGGACGTACCCGGGTCACCCACCGTACGGCTCCGAGGTATGCGTAAGCCGCAGTCAAATTAAGTTTTGCGCCGTCACAGCTTGGGTAGCTTGGCTCATGAAAGACTCAACGGGCGAGACTCGTCAAGTATGTGCAGTAGTTTGAGTTACAGTCTGATCTCGTGACAAGTGCGTGATTTGAGGCCCAGCGAGTGGCCATCTCGACGCGGTCTCCACGCTGGTTGCGATCCCGGCGATGCTAAATCGGGCGCCTCAAAATGCGGAGACACCCGAGtgacgccccccccccggcgGCCTTACCGAAATCTGCGGCCGCTGCGTGTCGAAAGGGTACGTGACCAGCTTGTGGCCGCCTTGCAGGTTGGCTCCCAACACAAAGGGTGTGCGCTCCATCCAGGAAATGATGGCTTTGGTCTCCACAGCCATCTGAAAGGCAGCCGCAAGAGTCGCCCGCTGGAGTCGCCGACTAGCAAACGCAACGGGAAGCAACTCACGGATCCGTTGAGAAAGTTCTCCGGCATGGGAATGTGATGGTTGGGTACAAAGCGCGGGACCCAGCCGCGATCCTCCGCCCCCCACAGAATGCTGTTGAGATCTGGGAAATTCTGGAAAAGGTCATAGCCCTCCGCAGTCCAGTGGCCCACAACCCAGTTGCCCATCTCAGATCCCTGAAGGAGAGGAAGGCCCGATTagacgagcgagcgagcgagcgagcgaggggcACGGGAGCGCGCTCCACTTTACCGCCTCAAAGGCCAGCTCGTACGCGTCGGGGTTGAGGGACGGCACCAGATGGATCCTCACTCCATCCACCAGGCGGCGCACTCGAGAGTTTCCCCCCTTGTACTCCTTGCATAGGAACTGCATCAGTAGGAGGAGGAGCTCCCGGCCCAGCACCTCATTACCGTGGAGACCCGCGGTGTATCGGAATTCCGGTTCTCCTGGACAGGCCCCGCTCGGTCAGCTTGGACCAGTTGGCCCGcttcgccccgccccgccccgccccgccccggcGCTCTCTTACCCGTCTCGTGCTCCCCGGGGTTGTCGGAGATCTCCATGGCGTACATCTTCAGACCCTGGGAGCTTTTGCCGACATTGTAGATCCTGGTTATGTCGGGACACTCCTCGTTGATCACCTTCATCATCTGGAGCCGGCCGACAAGAAGAGCGAGCGCACGTGATCGGGCTCAAACGGTGTTCTCGGCACACCGGGGACACTCTTAGGAGCTATGATTTCAAAGGACGCCGCCACCTGTCTCATGTCCTTGTAGTTGTGATGTCGGAAGTCGAGCTCGTCGGAAGACCGGACCTGCTCCTCGCTCCGGTGGCTGTCTGGAAGGCCAAAGTCATACACTTGCCGTCCGTCAACTGCGCCTGGATGGAGCCGAATGGGCCGCGAGGATTTACAGCTGCCGTTTCTCGGCATACCGACCGGGAAGTTGACAGGCCAGAATCTCGGCCCGGAGACACAAACTGCCGTTCCAGCTCTGCGGCAGGATTCGCATGTAGCGCGCCACCACCGGCCAAGAAAACAGGTTCAGTACCGGAGTGTCTCTGTCCACGTTCCCGTAGAACAACTGCAAGGGAATACGGTTTGTTTCTCTCGTCGCCACGCCAAAGcggagccgagccgagccgagccgagccgagccgccACTTACCCACTCGGCGTAGCCGTCGTGAAGAACGCTCCAGTCGCGGCTGTCGTTGCTGAAGGCCACAAAGTAGGACGACACAAAGTCGTCGCtgcggaaggaaggaaggaaggaagcaaggaaggaagcaaggaaggaagcaaggaagggagcaaggaaggaaggaaggaaggaaggaaaaacacaaaatggtggGGTTTCTTCTCTGGTTGGTTTCCACTTTGGTTCAAGTGCAAAAGTGCTTGAGAGACTCACAGCTGCTCAGAGTTCCTTCCCTGCGTGATGACGCCCGAGAACTCCACCTCCCGTCTAGCGTCCACCTCCAACCAGCTGTTGGTCTCCTCGGGCTCGGCGCACCAGGCGCCCCCGTAAAGATCTTCTTGGTTTGCAGAAGCCTGCGCGGATACAACCGGCGTTAGTCAAGCGTGGAGTTTGCCGCCCGCTCCACTGCGGTTCCGCTTCAGTCCAGGGTGGACCGGCACGTGTCACGCCATTGGCTTTGGATCGTCCGCTGAGAGCTCGCTGCGGTCGGATCAGTCCATTGCGATGcggcggacggacggacggacggacggtcACTTTATGGTGGGCGACAGACAACCTGCATGTTGAGTCTTCCCCTGTGAGCGGCGAAGCCGTGTTGGGACTGCGAGGACGCCAGCAGCTGGTCGTCTTCCACGCGGTGAGACTCCAACCCCAGAGGAGGACATTCTGGACACGGAAGCACGGGCTTCAGACACTCAAAGGCGTCCCCGTCCACACGTTGCTGGCCGTGACCTTACGTTTGGGTTCCGGCACCTGCGACGCCATTTTCagcctctcctcctcttccgccTCCCATAACTTCCTCTGGCGCTCGGCTTGGTCGGAAGCGCAAGAGATGCAAGTGTCAGCGGTGGCGGCACGCCGTCTTTTCCCTCTTCCCCACCTTGAAAAAATGCGAGAGATGATCATCCCTGACCTTTTTCCGCCTTTTCCGCCTTTAGTCGGCGCGCTTGCTCCTCCTCTTGCTCTTGCTTCTTCTTGGCGActggagagaaaagaaaatgtgatgatgatgtccaAGGACCTGCTCCCAGCTGgcgacggcggcggcagcggacGTACGGTCGTCGTAGTCGTACTCCTCGTACCAGGGGATGACGAAGGGGACCTCGGTGGGCTCTTCTGCAACGCCAGCAAAAGGTTCTCCAAAGGCAATCAAGCGCAGAGAGTCAGGTGAATACCTGGGATGGACGCCATCGGCTCGAGCGTGCTCAGCTCAGATTTGTCTCCACCTGAAACGAGCAAACGGACCGTAGGTCAAAGCGAGCTGCGTTTCCTAATTTGGCCACAGGGGGTCAGCACAATCatcaaagagagagagagagagagagagagcgagtgagagagagggcaagagagtgagagagagggcaagagagtgagagagggtgagagagagagagagtgtgagagagagagggcgAGAGAGGGTGAGAGcgggcgagagagagagagagagagaaccgCCGGGACTTGAGCACGTGTGTGACCCGCTCACCTGGGATCCTCCTGACCAGGTCTGGTTCTTCTGGCTCCTCCCACATGGGCCGTACGGTGGGAAAGTGTCGGGTTGCTACGGAAGAAAGGGCAAGTTTGTCGTCACTCGCCGTCTTCAGCTGCCGTGCGGATGGGCCAGCAAAGAGCACGTACTTGCGTCTGTGGCGGCTGCGGTCGGCGCTCTGGTGTTTGGCGTCGCCGTTGTAGCGGCTTTGGCTTTTTTGCCCGCTTTGGGCTTCTTGGAGGCTTTGGGTTTCTTACTGGGCTCTTTGGGCTTTTTGGTAGGCTTGGGCATCTTCTGCCTCTTGGCCTTGGCCTCCTTCTCTGCCGCTTTCCTAGCTTTGGCTTAACGGAAGCACAACACATCGGGGTCGGCTTTGGAATCAGGCTTTCCAGCTTTCCCATTGGGGCTCCAAGCCGAGGTTTCCGGCGTTGGCTTTCAAGCGGACatgcgggcaggcaggcaggcgggcgggcaggcaggcaggcgggggCTCCAAACGAGCGTTTCACACCACGATTGGGGAAGCGGCTCGCCTTGGCTGGCCCCGCACGCCGGCGTATCGCGCTTCACCGAGAAGCAACGCAATTGACAATGTCTGAGAACGCGGAAGGAGAGCTTGATTGAAATTTGGCCTGGATTTGATTGCA
Protein-coding sequences here:
- the aebp1 gene encoding adipocyte enhancer-binding protein 1, yielding MRSVLAATCLLLALWGVLLCAREADGGGGAEVREARGLAESRGTARPRPEPGAEPAEAVQPKAKKKKTPQEVEAAKARKAAEKEAKAKRQKMPKPTKKPKEPSKKPKASKKPKAGKKAKAATTATPNTRAPTAAATDATTRHFPTVRPMWEEPEEPDLVRRIPGGDKSELSTLEPMASIPEEPTEVPFVIPWYEEYDYDDLAKKKQEQEEEQARRLKAEKAEKAERQRKLWEAEEEERLKMASQVPEPKQCPPLGLESHRVEDDQLLASSQSQHGFAAHRGRLNMQASANQEDLYGGAWCAEPEETNSWLEVDARREVEFSGVITQGRNSEQLDDFVSSYFVAFSNDSRDWSVLHDGYAEWLFYGNVDRDTPVLNLFSWPVVARYMRILPQSWNGSLCLRAEILACQLPDSHRSEEQVRSSDELDFRHHNYKDMRQMMKVINEECPDITRIYNVGKSSQGLKMYAMEISDNPGEHETGEPEFRYTAGLHGNEVLGRELLLLLMQFLCKEYKGGNSRVRRLVDGVRIHLVPSLNPDAYELAFEAGSEMGNWVVGHWTAEGYDLFQNFPDLNSILWGAEDRGWVPRFVPNHHIPMPENFLNGSMAVETKAIISWMERTPFVLGANLQGGHKLVTYPFDTQRPQISMSDSRRWKDSDEMNEETWARIQRQKEGALRETPDEVMFRWLAMSYAHSHLTMTEVQRGSCHGDDVTGGQGIANGAGWKPVVGSMNDFSYLHTNCLEISIFLGCDKFPHESELPLEWENNREALLSFIEQVHRGIKGVVRDTEGNALGNATISVEGIRHDVIAAPGGDYWRLLNPGEYRVTARADGYTSQTRLCVVGYDAGATSCSFTLAKSNWDRIKQILALNGNRPIRVVAKAATPTAPGTTATLSPEERHAAAQRAERLRRLRILRLRRLRLEKQRPGLRTPPPTTAATTAATTSTTRKPQTTTSWYDSWFPVDNLSTENPFDSIIFDSGPTEDYPFHFTID
- the zcchc9 gene encoding zinc finger CCHC domain-containing protein 9 isoform X1, producing the protein MTRWARANNVHKHKAAEATPWSRLRAGAAGARGEEPQRSHARGMQPGGSAVKKANKKKKEYTDQDVNGFLAFLQQGGQTTATTHGQQELRQEVEVALKKDQRRENRRLKRQADKKNRMLCFNCRKPGHGLADCPEAEGDREMGSDICYRCGSTEHEIQRCRAKVDPAVGDYPYAKCFICGQTGHLSRSCPDNPKGLYAQGGSCRVCGSVEHFQKDCPEHQASSHNVTLSWLSNNMSADHEDVHVPVVKSEPKRHKVVVF
- the ddx56 gene encoding probable ATP-dependent RNA helicase DDX56 isoform X1, whose amino-acid sequence is MATERLQFHQMGLDDRLLKALADLGWSQPTLIQEKAIPLALEGKDLLARARTGSGKTAAYAVPIIQRILASKQSVREQDVRALILVPTKELGQQVQTMMRQLTAYCSRDVRVADISGKADVSAQRPVLMEKPDVVVGTPSRVLAHLNARNLTLRASLETLVADEADLLFSFGFEDDLKSLLCHLPKIYQSVLMSATLSDDVQALKELLLHNPVTLKLQGSQLPDCSQLQQFSIRCEEEDKFLLIYTLLKLRLVRGKTLVFVGAVERCYRLKLFLEQFSIPACVLNSELPVRSRSHIITQFNQGFYDYIIATDERGLADPGAAPNPAGRGKKKSKKAGQAKAKEYSVSRGVDFQNVANVINFDFPATVESYIHRVGRTARADNPGTALSFVAHTETALLSEVEETLTGDNAESALKPYQFKMETIEGLRYRCRDAMRSVTKQAVREARLKEIKHELLNSEKLKTYFEDNPRDLQLLRHDRDLHPAVIKPHLKNIPEYLIPEALRDVVDPLSNKRRRRGPNQKPKPHGVAKSSLKGKNPLRSFRYTKRERNKKPSHSL
- the ddx56 gene encoding probable ATP-dependent RNA helicase DDX56 isoform X2 — translated: MMRQLTAYCSRDVRVADISGKADVSAQRPVLMEKPDVVVGTPSRVLAHLNARNLTLRASLETLVADEADLLFSFGFEDDLKSLLCHLPKIYQSVLMSATLSDDVQALKELLLHNPVTLKLQGSQLPDCSQLQQFSIRCEEEDKFLLIYTLLKLRLVRGKTLVFVGAVERCYRLKLFLEQFSIPACVLNSELPVRSRSHIITQFNQGFYDYIIATDERGLADPGAAPNPAGRGKKKSKKAGQAKAKEYSVSRGVDFQNVANVINFDFPATVESYIHRVGRTARADNPGTALSFVAHTETALLSEVEETLTGDNAESALKPYQFKMETIEGLRYRCRDAMRSVTKQAVREARLKEIKHELLNSEKLKTYFEDNPRDLQLLRHDRDLHPAVIKPHLKNIPEYLIPEALRDVVDPLSNKRRRRGPNQKPKPHGVAKSSLKGKNPLRSFRYTKRERNKKPSHSL
- the zcchc9 gene encoding zinc finger CCHC domain-containing protein 9 isoform X2, translating into MQPGGSAVKKANKKKKEYTDQDVNGFLAFLQQGGQTTATTHGQQELRQEVEVALKKDQRRENRRLKRQADKKNRMLCFNCRKPGHGLADCPEAEGDREMGSDICYRCGSTEHEIQRCRAKVDPAVGDYPYAKCFICGQTGHLSRSCPDNPKGLYAQGGSCRVCGSVEHFQKDCPEHQASSHNVTLSWLSNNMSADHEDVHVPVVKSEPKRHKVVVF